The following coding sequences lie in one Glycine max cultivar Williams 82 chromosome 19, Glycine_max_v4.0, whole genome shotgun sequence genomic window:
- the LOC100500460 gene encoding nifU-like domain-containing protein isoform X3 produces the protein MSLLQKGLCCVFDIRNNVRSLRLPSCSTRIRNFHAPNNSNSPLQSLTRGKSRRMISKPISAALPAPPPLDLTENNVKQVLEDARKELGQIFDSSVGITGVVELADLDGPFVKISLKGRFWHKRSTVLARVANYLKQRIPEILEVDIEDEKQLDDSPENF, from the exons ATGTCCCTACTCCAGAAGGGCCTGTGCTGTGTCTTTGACATCCGTAATAATGTAAGGTCACTCAGGCTCCCATCATGCAGCACCAGAATCAGAAATTTCCATGCCCCAAACAACTCCAATTCTCCACTCCAATCATTGACACGTGGTAAATCACGGAGGATGATTTCGAAACCTATATCAGCGGCTCTTCCCGCTCCACCGCCACTTGACCTCACAGAAAACAACGTGAAACAGGTTTTAGAGGACGCTCGAAAGGAGCTGGGTCAAATCTTTGACTCCTCTGTTGGTATCACTG gagtGGTGGAACTTGCTGACTTGGATGGGCCTTTTGTCAAGATTAGCCTCAAGGGTCGGTTTTGGCACAAACGTTCCACTGTTCTTGCCAGAGTCGCTAATTATCTCAAACAGAGGATCCCT GAGATTTTAGAAGTTGACATTGAAGACGAGAAACAATTGGATGACAGTCCTGAGAATTTTTAA
- the LOC100500460 gene encoding nifU-like domain-containing protein isoform X1, protein MSLLQKGLCCVFDIRNNVRSLRLPSCSTRIRNFHAPNNSNSPLQSLTRGKSRRMISKPISAALPAPPPLDLTENNVKQVLEDARKELGQIFDSSVGITGVVELADLDGPFVKISLKGRFWHKRSTVLARVANYLKQRIPKLTLKTRNNWMTVLRIFKVLCMACRSFNFVL, encoded by the exons ATGTCCCTACTCCAGAAGGGCCTGTGCTGTGTCTTTGACATCCGTAATAATGTAAGGTCACTCAGGCTCCCATCATGCAGCACCAGAATCAGAAATTTCCATGCCCCAAACAACTCCAATTCTCCACTCCAATCATTGACACGTGGTAAATCACGGAGGATGATTTCGAAACCTATATCAGCGGCTCTTCCCGCTCCACCGCCACTTGACCTCACAGAAAACAACGTGAAACAGGTTTTAGAGGACGCTCGAAAGGAGCTGGGTCAAATCTTTGACTCCTCTGTTGGTATCACTG gagtGGTGGAACTTGCTGACTTGGATGGGCCTTTTGTCAAGATTAGCCTCAAGGGTCGGTTTTGGCACAAACGTTCCACTGTTCTTGCCAGAGTCGCTAATTATCTCAAACAGAGGATCCCT AAGTTGACATTGAAGACGAGAAACAATTGGATGACAGTCCTGAGAATTTTTAAGGTACTGTGCATGGCTTGCCGCTCTTTCAATTTTGTTCTATAG
- the LOC100785962 gene encoding uncharacterized protein isoform X2, which yields MNMGVDSNLHAKPRRRANFRSCNVSSYTSEVLEIQSDAPTLHVLFFPGNPGVILFYKDFLEFLYELLEGTASVTAIGHVSHSRKFSEAPDWTFMREREAQKAFLFGVDDHWGPLHLLEEISKQVPGMAISIERENHTHGFCCTEAGSLWVAQHVVNLIKNPMACSNQ from the exons ATGAACATGGGTGTGGACAGTAATTTGCATGCCAAACCCAGAAGGCGTGCTAATTTTCGATCATGCAATGTCTCAAG TTACACTTCTGAAGTTTTGGAGATTCAATCTGATGCTCCCACTCTTCATGTTCTGTTTTTTCCTGGAAACCCAG GTgtaattttattctacaaagaCTTTTTGGAATTTCTCTATGAGTTGCTGGAGGGAACTGCTTCTGTTACAG CTATTGGCCATGTTTCTCACTCAAGAAAG TTTTCAGAGGCACCAGATTGGACATTTATGAGAGAAAGGGAGGCTCAAAAGGCATTTTTATTTGGTGTTGACGATCACTGGGGACCACTTCATTTGCTTGAAGAg ATTTCAAAGCAGGTTCCTGGTATGGCCATATCTATTGAAAGAGAAAACCACACCCATGGTTTCTGTTGTACTGAGGCTGGCTCGTTATGGGTGGCTCAGCATGTGGTAAACTTGATCAAGAATCCGATGGCTTGTTCAAACCAATAA
- the LOC100500460 gene encoding nifU-like domain-containing protein isoform X2, with the protein MSLLQKGLCCVFDIRNNVRSLRLPSCSTRIRNFHAPNNSNSPLQSLTRGKSRRMISKPISAALPAPPPLDLTENNVKQVLEDARKELGQIFDSSVGITGVVELADLDGPFVKISLKGRFWHKRSTVLARVANYLKQRIPKLTLKTRNNWMTVLRIFKGLRS; encoded by the exons ATGTCCCTACTCCAGAAGGGCCTGTGCTGTGTCTTTGACATCCGTAATAATGTAAGGTCACTCAGGCTCCCATCATGCAGCACCAGAATCAGAAATTTCCATGCCCCAAACAACTCCAATTCTCCACTCCAATCATTGACACGTGGTAAATCACGGAGGATGATTTCGAAACCTATATCAGCGGCTCTTCCCGCTCCACCGCCACTTGACCTCACAGAAAACAACGTGAAACAGGTTTTAGAGGACGCTCGAAAGGAGCTGGGTCAAATCTTTGACTCCTCTGTTGGTATCACTG gagtGGTGGAACTTGCTGACTTGGATGGGCCTTTTGTCAAGATTAGCCTCAAGGGTCGGTTTTGGCACAAACGTTCCACTGTTCTTGCCAGAGTCGCTAATTATCTCAAACAGAGGATCCCT AAGTTGACATTGAAGACGAGAAACAATTGGATGACAGTCCTGAGAATTTTTAAG GGTTTGAGGTCATAA
- the LOC100788087 gene encoding cytokinin riboside 5'-monophosphate phosphoribohydrolase LOG7: MEETNSRFKRICVFCGSSSGKKPTYQEAAVQLGRELVERRIDLVYGGGSVGLMGLVSQAVHDGGRHVLGVIPTSLMPREITGDPIGEVRAVSSMHQRKAEMARQADAFIALPGGYGTLEELLEVITWAQLGIHSKPVGLLNVDGFYNSLLSFIDKAVDEGFISPTARRIIVSAPTAKQLMLELEEHVPEQDEFASKLVWEERLYVTESEVAM, from the exons ATGGAAGAGACCAATTCCAGATTCAAGAGGATTTGCGTCTTCTGTGGGAGCAGTTCAGGGAAGAAACCTACATATCAAGAAGCTGCTGTTCAACTTGGCAGGGAGCTG GTGGAAAGACGGATTGATTTGGTCTATGGAGGTGGTAGCGTGGGGCTGATGGGCCTCGTTTCTCAGGCAGTTCATGATGGTGGGCGCCATGTTCTAGG GGTTATCCCAACAAGTCTTATGCCAAGAGAG ATAACAGGTGATCCTATTGGGGAAGTGAGAGCCGTATCTAGTATGCACCAAAGGAAAGCCGAGATGGCCCGTCAAGCCGATGCCTTTATTGCCCTCCCTG GAGGATATGGAACCCTTGAAGAATTGCTGGAAGTCATTACATGGGCGCAGCTTGGGATCCACAGCAAACCC GTGGGCCTGTTGAATGTGGATGGATTTTACAATTCCTTGTTGTCGTTCATTGACAAAGCCGTTGATGAAGGCTTTATATCCCCTACGGCACGTCGCATTATCGTGTCAGCACCCACAGCCAAACAATTGATGCTAGAGCTAGAG GAACATGTTCCTGAGCAAGATGAGTTTGCGTCCAAGTTGGTGTGGGAAGAAAGACTTTACGTGACTGAATCAGAAGTTGCCATGTGA
- the LOC100786476 gene encoding uncharacterized protein — MAETESTTTPAPSESPPLRRHNSIAAPSVPKLFLPATPPQRTTSFELVSLKSPFSASYTSLRDVLPSPYAAVNSPTASAYSGQEISIRNRLVKQAAWAYLQPMSASPGGASTPHFLRRLSATCLGFFYHHFIPVVSRVFSRMLHALRVHVCRCYS, encoded by the coding sequence ATGGCAGAGACAGAGTCCACCACAACCCCCGCGCCGTCAGAGTCGCCGCCCCTCCGCCGCCACAACTCCATCGCTGCCCCATCGGTGCCCAAACTCTTCCTCCCCGCCACGCCGCCGCAGCGCACAACAAGCTTCGAACTTGTATCCCTTAAATCCCCCTTTTCCGCCTCCTACACTTCCCTCCGAGACGTGCTTCCTTCTCCCTACGCCGCCGTGAACTCCCCCACCGCCTCCGCGTACTCCGGCCAAGAGATTTCCATCCGCAACCGCCTCGTCAAGCAGGCCGCCTGGGCCTACCTTCAGCCCATGTCCGCCTCCCCCGGCGGCGCCTCCACACCCCACTTCCTCCGCCGCCTCTCCGCCACCTGCCTCGGCTTCTTCTACCACCACTTCATTCCCGTCGTTTCCCGGGTTTTCAGTCGAATGCTCCACGCTCTCAGGGTTCACGTGTGCAGATGCTACTCTTGA
- the LOC100785962 gene encoding uncharacterized protein isoform X1 has protein sequence MNMGVDSNLHAKPRRRANFRSCNVSSYTSEVLEIQSDAPTLHVLFFPGNPGVILFYKDFLEFLYELLEGTASVTAIGHVSHSRKNLEHGCMFSLQEQINYKFSEAPDWTFMREREAQKAFLFGVDDHWGPLHLLEEISKQVPGMAISIERENHTHGFCCTEAGSLWVAQHVVNLIKNPMACSNQ, from the exons ATGAACATGGGTGTGGACAGTAATTTGCATGCCAAACCCAGAAGGCGTGCTAATTTTCGATCATGCAATGTCTCAAG TTACACTTCTGAAGTTTTGGAGATTCAATCTGATGCTCCCACTCTTCATGTTCTGTTTTTTCCTGGAAACCCAG GTgtaattttattctacaaagaCTTTTTGGAATTTCTCTATGAGTTGCTGGAGGGAACTGCTTCTGTTACAG CTATTGGCCATGTTTCTCACTCAAGAAAG AACTTGGAACATGGATGCATGTTTTCTTTACAAGAACAAATCAATTACAAG TTTTCAGAGGCACCAGATTGGACATTTATGAGAGAAAGGGAGGCTCAAAAGGCATTTTTATTTGGTGTTGACGATCACTGGGGACCACTTCATTTGCTTGAAGAg ATTTCAAAGCAGGTTCCTGGTATGGCCATATCTATTGAAAGAGAAAACCACACCCATGGTTTCTGTTGTACTGAGGCTGGCTCGTTATGGGTGGCTCAGCATGTGGTAAACTTGATCAAGAATCCGATGGCTTGTTCAAACCAATAA
- the LOC100806112 gene encoding HVA22-like protein j — protein MLGDFIIRCLILILGYAYPGFECYKTVEKNRGDNGELRFWCQYWVIVALFTVLENFTDVIIGWWFPLYGELKLALFIYLWYPKTKGTGYVYNTVLRPYVSSHENDIEKKFREWRARAWDLAIFYWKNCTELGQATTFQILDYLAAQSKKFSSKSYSEKKDKLGPTPSAPPLSSLRESLFENNQNKFPGRKNKKGD, from the exons ATGTTGGGAGATTTCATCATTCGATGTCTTAT ACTGATTCTGGGGTACGCGTATCCTGGATTTGAATGCTACAAAACTGTGGAGAAAAACAGGGGTGACAATGGGGAACTTCGATTCTGGTGTCAATACTG GGTCATTGTAGCACTTTTCACAGTACTGGAGAATTTTACAGATGTAATTATTGGATGGTG GTTTCCCTTATACGGAGAGTTGAAGCTTGCACTCTTTATCTACCTGTGGTATCCCAAAACTAAG GGGACGGGATATGTTTACAATACTGTGCTGCGGCCTTATGTATCAAGCCATGAAAATGACATTGAGAAAAAGTTCCGAGAGTGGCGGGCTAGGGCATGGGATTTGGCCATTTTTTACTGGAAAAACTGCACAGAGTTGGGGCAAGCTACAACTTTCCAGATTCTCGACTATTTGGCTGCACAGTCTAAAAAATTCTCCAGCAAATCTTACTCTGAG AAAAAAGACAAGCTGGGTCCAACTCCAAGTGCCCCACCATTGTCTTCGCTTCGAGAGTCTCTCTTTGAGaacaaccaaaacaaattcCCAGGCCGCAAGAACAAGAAAGGGGACTGA